The genomic stretch TTGTGGGTTTTGTTTTACTATAATGATAGCGCGTATTGTGTGGATGTTTTACTTTATTGCGTAATTTAGGAATTCTCCGGGTTTCAATTTGTAAGAAATTCTGATACTTGACATGCTGAGATTGAGATGTGAGACTAATTAAGACTAATGAAGAAGGTCAAAACGTGAAAGGAACATGTTAATCATTTAGATGTGGTAAATAATTCAAATTGTTAACAGTTTATGTAAAAGGATGTTGGAACGTGGAAATCAATAGTACCCAGATGTTGTTAAGCACGATACTTTATGCATAGGAAGTGATTATAATACATTTCACTTTGAAGGGGGGAATTAGGCTTAGTCTGTTGTTTCATCATAAATGTTGTGATAGGTGTTTAACAAAGGTGGATTTTTGGGAATTGAACAATTTTGAGAAATAGAATATGGTGAAAATTATGATTGCGAAGACCATTATTATGAAATTTAATGGTCAGAGTTCATTGGTTGGTACTAGTTTAGTTCCACTTCCTAACATAGCAGTAGCAttaaattcatttcattttttggtCCTCATTTGAGTAATACTGTTTTTGTTTTAACACTTAATGATTACCTACATTTATATGTTTGGTGATTGGGGAAAAATTAAATTCAATGATGGTTTGAAAGTTATTTCTGGATCATCATTCTAGGCAAGCATGGCAGAAACTGGGTGCCATGCCACCAGAAGAAGCAATGCAGAAGTACATTGATATTGTTACAGAGCTGTATCCTACATGGCTGGCAGGTGCAAATGTGGTGAGATTATAATTCTCTTTTCTAATTCTACCTTTATTTCTTTAGCATTCCTGTTCACGTGTTTACTCTGTGTACTTCATCTATGATAATTAGAAGAGCAGGGGTGGAGATAATGATGGACCTAGTAATGGTTCCAGAGGACCAATGGGACCAGTTTTCAGCACCTTTGTTTACGAGGAGGAATCTGCAAATGATTTGTAAGATTCTTAGAAATTTAAAACGTATAACTTGGTATTTTACAGTTTTCTAAAATAGGATTATATTACTAGTTGTTTTCTGCACATTAATGTAAATGAAATGTATGTTGTGGAAGGCTACTTATCACTGGTACTTACACAGAGAGCAGTGTAAGAAAGCTGCTTAATTTCTCTTTCAGAAATTATAAAATCAAAAGACACATCTTTTATTATGTCCCGTTGTTTCTAGGGATATTATGGTTTTCTGATTGTATTGATGTATGTATCTTTAGTTCACCGGTACTTAATTTTCTTGGCAACTGTTCTAGAATTCTAATAAGTACTATTACTTTTCAGCAAGATGGATGCTATTCATGCTTTTGCCAGAGAAGGAGAAGTGGACAATTTGCTCAAAAGCATTGAAAGTGGTGTACCAGTGAATCTGAAGGGTTTGTTATTTCATCTGTTACCTACTTCTTTTCCTTATccacttatattttttttcttcttgaacaCCCACATAATTTAGTTTGATTTTCAACCAATAAGCTCCTCAGACTTGTGGAACCTTTCACGAGCTCCTGGTGAACTTTTTGGCTGAAAAATTATCTGCATGCACATATTGCATAGGACCTGAAGCAGTTGCTGAAATTATACAGATAGCGAGGGTCGAACTCCATTGCACTGGGCTGTAGATCGTGGTCACCTTAACATGTCGGAACTCCTTGTTAGTAAGAATGCTGATATCAATGCACAGGTATGGGAATCCAAAATTTTATTTCCTAGAAAGACTTGTTCTAGAGAACCTTTACATTTCTTTCGCCATCCTTCCACTGCCCAAGCGTGCGTAGGGGAACATAGGAAATTTTTTTTGGCAGTACCTGGAAATAATGATTTGAAAACAGTTCCGTTAACAACGAAATGCCAGGATCTGGCATTATATTTTCCTTGCTAAAATTCTGTAATTTTCTTCTGGAAGGACAATGAAGGGCAGACCCCATTGCATTACGCCACTATGTGTGAGAGAGAAGCCATTGCTGAATATCTCGTGAAGCAAAATGCAGACATCAATCTAAAAGACAATGATGGCAACTCTCCATGTGATCTTTGTGAATCAAACTGGCCTTGGATGCAACACTCAAAGGAGTAGTAGTCACTTATAAAAAAAAGTCTGGTTGTATATGGCAATGTACAAGAACCACCACCCTTTAATATCATGATAATATACTAATTTAGAGCCTTatgtttttttctcttttctaCAAGGAAGGATAAGGTTCCACTGGGTCAATAGCAAAAAAGATatgttctttcattttctttggcATTTGCATAGAGTTGACACGTGTATTTTGGTCGACTGCTCAACTTGATCCTTAGTAGATATGAAAAATCACAGAGTACCTTACTCCTTACAAGTGTCTAAACTTAAACCGAAGTGATGTATGTACAATGCTTGGAACAGCAATAACAATGGTAGTTATTGTTTTAATGCTCACATTTGTTGGTTCCCAAGATCTATGAATCTACGCACAGTAGATTTCTGGTGTTTTGTCTTTCTGGGATGTTCATCCCCATGTGGTGAATAACATACTGCTCTCTGTTTACTATGTTTCCGTTTCAATATAGTTTTTTGTTTatcaaaaatgaaaaagaaaaacaatggTAGTTTATTTAGGTGGTCCCTTTTGAAAGGTAAAAGCACCTTGTTTATGTGTCGAAAgttaatatatatactaaaaaaaaaaccattattTTGTTGATCAATCACTATTATTAGCTTGGTTGGGCTACATCTCTGGTTAAGATTTCCAACACAACTCAAATCAAGCCAAGCCGTTACATCATGAATTTATGTACCTTCCACTTTTAACCGTTAACCCTTAAAAGGCCAGCTCCATTCTGATCCCATTTTTGTGGTGCCCTTAACATGGCGAAGGCAGTGGTCTATGCCCTTGTGGCCGCTGCCTTCGTCCTCCTCATCACCTTAGGCCCCTCCGACCACCACCTCAGCAGCCGTGGCCATCTCGGCCGCCTGAACCGCCGATTCGGGAACAGATCCCAGGCCTTGGTATTTGACCCTCTTGTTGCGAAAATGGAAAGGTACTCAGAGGGAAAAGGATCATCAAATAATGTTGTTGCCGATGAGGATGAGGATGGTGATGATGTGAACCAATACATAAACGAAGAAGGAACGTTGAACATCACGTTGAGGCTACTCGTAGTGTTCCCTATGTTAGACAAAGCACCAGAAGATGGGTTCGTCAGTTCTTTAGAGCTGAATTCTTGGATTAGAGATATGGCCGTGGAGAGACTGAATCACAGGACTAGGAAGGAAATGATATCACATGATGAGAATGGAGATGGGGCCATTTCTTTCCTTGAGTACCTGCCTCAATTTTCAGATGAAGATATAGGTAATTCTTTTTCTTATGATGAGTTttgttatcatatatatatatatattggataattcattttaaGCCCGGActgtgtttctcgacccgtgaacagttttcggcacgattttttttatgatcgtgtatattgtagctatttagagcattctgtaaattttcagaaaatttcgaatagtttacagtaccgaaaactaggttcaaacatattgttttccacatgcataaaaaaaattagtcacacgtgcaacaaacctaacctagttttcgatactgtaaactattcggaattttctgaaaatttgcaggatgctctagatagctacaatatacacggtcataaaaaaaaatcgcaccaaaaCTTGTTTACGGGTtataaacactgagagccctacatGTAAAGCTTGAAGTGAAGTCTCTATAGaaaaattctcatatatataaattatatgttTTGTATTGAGATTAAAAGAGGTATTGTAACAGAGAAAAATGGCATGGGCCATGGAGAAGCTGGATGGTGGAAACAACAGTTCATCAATGCTGACATTGATCACAATGGAACCCTTTCATTTAATGAATTCAAAGAGTAATAAACGATTAGCAAAACTTTCTTTCTCATTtcacaaattatatatatatgcaaaatCTTAATCTTAAATAAATGAAGTCCAAGCAATAATACAATCTTTTGTTCATTAATGCAGTTTGTTGCATCCAGAAGATAGTGACAATGAAGAAATTCAAAAATGGCTGTTGGCAGAAAAACTAGAGTACATACAATTggattattattaattatattcatattttttCTATGTTTCAAGTTCAGAAAAATGacaatcataaatatatatatataaaaatataatttgatatttattgtgTAATTTAATATGCATACAGGAGAATGGACTCTAACAAAGATGGCAAACTAAATTTCGTGGAATTTTGTGACTATGCTTATGAAATCTACAAGAATTACATGGAGTATGAAACTTCTTGGCTTCAAGTATCCTCAGCTGAAGAGAAGTTTGCAGAGCTAGACGTGAACAAAGACaagtatatacatacatataatataatataacataatatatatgtatatatggctATGGATTTTGTcccttaatttttataaaatacaGAATGTATTGTATCCCAATATATTTTGTAGGCTCTATTTTTGtacttaaattaaaatataatgtaCTCTGTACTTAGTTTAATGAACTTAAGTTTTTAAAGATTAATAAAGAGATACATCACCTAACATAACACAAGATAGATCCTATATATACATGTcgaaaataaaagaagaaaccCTAACCAAGGGTGGTTTTTGGTGATACAACACTAACTAATATTCCATATATTATGTATTTGACAGGCTTTTGGCAGTTGAAGAACTGATTCCCATATTCAATTGCCTTCATCCTGGAGAACTCTCCTATGCTAAATATTATGCCGATTACTTAATGAAGGAGGTAAGTTATGCCTTCCCTTGTATTTCTTGCTTATATATACATAGGACAATTTCCatataggggtttcactttaagccctattggTGGGACTTCCAGTGTTCTTGACCCATGAATAGATTTCAACGCAATTGTTTTTTAATGATCGTGTATATtttagctatttagagcatcttgtaaattttcaaaaaattctaaatagtttagAGTActgaaaactaaattcaaacatgttgcacgcgtgactattttgtttatacgcgtggaaaacatgtttgaacctagttttcggtattcagaatttttttaaaattggcaggatgctctaaacaactacaatatacacggtcataaaaaaaaatcgtgtcGAAATCTGTTCACGGATCGATAACACTGAAGAGCACCATCGATAGGGGCTTAAAAGTGAAGCCCAATATAAAAAttgtccaatatatatatatatatatgcatatattaaTATACATGTTCTAAGTTAAAATAATGGtgaatttggtttattggagttATTATCAGGCTGATGATAACAAGGATGGAAAGTTGACACTTGATGAGATGTTGAACCACGAGTATATATTTTACAGCACAGTTTATGATGATACTTATGAAGATTTTGAGGATGATTTTCATGATGAACTATAaattcttattattaattaatgggTAATTTTAACTTCATAATGTAAATAGTTCACCATTTTTTGGGCCCtgctttttttcaattttataaagataatttttaaaaaatatggcttttatattattaatgtgcaaaaatatggaagttatattttttttaatttgtatgagaaatttattaaagaaaaaaattaaaatatggaaaacacaattagtagctagcTAAAATATtgaaatgtcacatttttttattatagttatatattttttttattttgaaggtaattttaattttattttttttcatcatttttttattattttttcttttttttttccttacttgttttttttcttccattttttctaatttttctactaattttttcctttatatttttttttctttccattttctcattcttcttcttctttttttcatttttatttatttatctattttttttcttttatttgtattgttttgtttttttttcatattttttcagtttttttcattctattttttcttcattttgtatttgttattttctccttctttttttttttcttttttcacacatatttcttttttttttcttttcattttttccattattttccttcttcttcttttcattcttatttattcatctatttttctttcattcataatttcttttgtttttatttttatttttgtatttattcttttctcattatatatatatatttttcacacatatattttaacattacataattattctactatttttttaatttattattgtaaatttttttatagttttttccactatatgtaaaaaaaattcaaaacaattttttcagcattttctttttactataacacttataggaataccaaaatttggaaagaaaactaataaaaatatgaaaacgtgaatggataaccggttaccttcacattctttgtgtgtatatttctgagcATAACTAGTTACTTTCACGTtttggtgtgtgtatatttatggtttctttatggtaactagttacttatgttactaaaatcatagttacttcttattccttttttaatgaagtgttcttccattttttccttcaaatttgatgtttcttttcatatttaatatgagtaactcgtcacccctcttaggtaactggttacccctcttatggcagaaagttactcatcttaggataactggttacccctcctggtgcatCTTATTTAACCTagttctaggattttttttaagatcaatcaagtaactggttaccctacccaggatttaaaaaaaaacgaaaaatcttaaaaaaaaattatttataattaataaataataattttaaaaacaattcatattacaaaaaaaatttgcaaaacaaccaaagaaaaatttaatataaaaacaatatacaaaaacaaataacctaaaaaaataataatcaatacccttccaaatttgattaagagtaaaactatggcataaaccaacttttatacaaaaacatgggaaaataaacccataaaagtgaaaattcttaaaaaaagtcatatattaactttttttgaaaaaaaaaccatatttttgcacactctattaaaaatctcatataaaatgtaatttcctcttctATAAATAGAGCAGTAAATTCTTATTAGTAGTTGTTGTTATATAGGTTAGGGATAActtgaaaaatatctatttttaagatTAATCAACTAAAATTAGCCACTAAATGCATTAGTTTAATATTACCCATTTTTATAATCACATTTCTTATAATACTACTTGAAAATTACACTGTGTTGTGAGTATTTgaacaagaaaaataatataatagaAATAGTAACTAAAATACTGGATATAAGaataaaaacattcaaaatatggtTACAAATTAGAGGAGATCACTTAAAATGGGTACTCTATGTAATTTTTactttaaattattaatatttaattaaaaaaaacccaCTTTTGAGATAATTATTAGTAAACCCATTTATTATATTTGTTTCTCACAATTGTTGGTATCAGTCTATAAATTCTATTATGTGTGTCACAAACACAAATGGCCTTCTTCTTGGTGGCGAAGAGAAACGACAATGAATGTAAAATGACGACAACAACGAAAAATGACACCAAACTGAAAACGACACTGATATTGGAAAACGACAACAATCGCACACAAAGAAAAGGGGACTACGACAAGAACTCCAAACGGACACTAATTGAAAACGACAACAAATTGTTAAAACGCAAGTAGACTAAAAAACGACATCCACTGTCAAACAACAATTACCTTTGCAACGACATAGACAAAAATACAGAATGTATCTTAAATCATACAATGTGTAATTATGTATTTGCATTATTTTCTTCATACTCTAATCTGATCCAATTAAATTATTTCTCCTTATCACTCAATCACTTTCTAATATCAGTCTCATTTGACAAGCAATGTTGATTATAATTTTAAGAAATGTTATAATCTGAAACGACACTAATCAGGATGTACTTTATTTTCCTGAAGAATCGGGATGTACTTGAATTAGAATGTAAAGTGTGTCAGAGAACCTTTAGAAAAAACATTTCATGTgttgcaaaaaataaaaaataaaaaaaatattgttctCATTATTAAATAATGATATAATAATGGAAATCTTCCAATACACACTCTATTTTTGGGTGTACCAGTACTTCCTTATAATCTCAATTTTTTAATAAtgatgtacattgtagttatataaaatatcttgtaatttttaaaaaaattaaaaataatttacggtgctgaaaataaagttcaaacagATTATTTcacacgcgtataaaaaaaataattaccaTTCCAATAAATtgtttaaactttatttttatattttaaattatttaacatTTTCTAAAATTTTGCAAAATATATACTGCCAtcaaaaaaattaggattataaaAATACTAAAGAGTACACTATTACATTCAAAAATAGGGTGTAGACTAGAAAAACCCCCTATAATAATATGTCTTAAAAACATAGCACGCCGTTGAATATTTTTCTActtttaaattttacttttttatatttatatatattactcatttatgtataaatttttaGTAGTGTGCttttactaaaaaaaattgaatttatttaattatttaaattttcgtCCCCATGAATTTAGTTGAAAAGGCACACGCTAATGTAATAATGCCTATCAAAACTATTCACATCTATATGCCTCAATCTCATATTATCTCATAAGATCAACAATCCCATCCATTGACATGGGTCCTAATTTAGCTCCTATCAGCTAAGAAATTTTTTTAGCCCACCACTTTTTACACTCTCTTTTTAATTTGATAACATAAGTTCTCTTTTAAATCATGTCTATTTTTGTAAAAGAATAAATCATGATTATGCTACTATAATCAAATCACccaacttattttttttatttatattagaaaaataaataattcaatttttttctttaaataattattcaGCTATTAGGAGTGTACACGATTTGGTTTAGATTGGTGcagttttgaaattttttgaaaccaAATTGCTCAGACAATTTTTTCAAAATGAATCACCAAACCAAACTTTTTTAAACAGTTTGGTTCAATTATAACCATataattaaatcattaaaattcaaaactttttttattgtaaaataattaatatttaaataataataataattttaattttatttttaataccaTAAAAATCTACAAGAAActtattgtctttgttgttgcAACTATAaatattttgaatcattttatataagtgagaaaaagaaatatttattttctaaacaatgtgggacttaatatatatttttttagttttagaaatttgtgtattaattaaattctactaaaaatatatTCTTAACAATTAAACTGTTTAGCTTAAGATGATTTGATAGACTTTATATTAACTCAAGTGTAAGAGTTCAAACCATTGCACCATCATTTCTAAAAGAGACGTTTACATAAATATGTGAAAAAATAGATGAGCTTTTATACTTGTAGGCAAAAAAGAAATGCTACAAAATATGgtgaatttttcaaaaaaaaagtttaaaacatGGGAAtcccataaaatataaaaaataaattataatatttttaacaAAACTCTTTCAGACTTTCTCATCCATTCTTTTCTCTCTCACATTGATCtctctttattttctcatttCTCAATCTCGCATTCCCcacttggttctttcttcttagCCCTCCGCCGGAGACACTACCTTCGCACTCCGTCGGAGATGCAGGCCCCCACCCCCGATGATGATGCAGCTCCACCGCCCtttggttcttcttcttcttttgatgTTGTCGCTACTGCTGCTGGTGGTTTTAATGTTATTATTTTGGttgttttttttgttattcttctttttcacatttgatttttcattttaaatctgattttgcactttaaatattatttttttctacCAACCCTAACTGTAATTAGTTACCATCACGAGTTGTTTGAGTTTTTTTGTttaaatctgttttttttttcagacctGTATAAGTAACCAGGTACTATGGTTACTAattctttttattcatatttgattttttttttcagactttgttgtaactagttacaataacgatcaatttagatttttttttgtttagataTGATTTTCTTTCTAGGTCTagataagtaaccagttaccatcgtaactgttttttttttcaaatctatttttttttttaaacatagctgtaaccagttatgattatgatcattttagattttttgtttggatCCTATTTGTTTTCAGGTCTAGCTAGGTAACCGGTTACCATCACAgctagttttttttatatattttttttcaaacctaattgtaactagttaccttcacaatcaatttagtttattttttcatattagttttttttgctccaaatctcactaagtaaccagttatAATTTAGCTGATATTTTGATAATAGTACAGtactaaaaaatcaaaattatttttgtaGTTGTAACCAATTACTACAACacaacttaaaaaataaaaatgatttttatagatataaccagttaccacatagtactaaaaaaaattgacaatggCAAATGATCACTACcacaaaaaagaaaataaaaattgttctaatagtggtaaccagttacaacggagaaaatgttgattgaagaagataaaaaatagaagaaaagaagaaaacaaatcGTTTTTCAATGTCtgaacaacaaaataaattaaaaataatacctACAATAACTGAAATACCctcataaaaattcaaaattagccaaaataatattatataattaaatatggtaaaactaataaattattacataaatatgggaaaacaaatcccataaaaaagtaagaaaacataaaataTCATATCAAACGCACACAAAAAAATGCCATATTTATCAAAGTTTAGAAAATTTTCCCATATTTAATGTAAAGTCCTCTTTCTAAAacctatttttttttagaaaagaatCACGGTCCGGTCTTGtttaattgattttgaaaaattagaAATCGTGACCAAATTATTAAGTTGAGCGGTCCAATTAAACCGAACCATCGAAAACGGTTTCACTGGTCACAGTTTTTGACAGTTTGGTGTAGTGAGGTTTGGATTCTGAATTGTAGTTTGCAGTTTATATGAACACCACTCACTACTACACAAACacccttttaggacacttttttaggacactcacctaaatgcgagtcctaaaaacagctcCTGGACATTTTaggagtcctaaaaactatgggTGTCctaaagtttgatttttttttaatgaacacCTCCTAgactcgcgagtcctaaaaactatgggtgtcctaaaaatttaaattttaaaaaatcacaaattctcTCCAGTCCCTCAAATCACTCAATAttataaaaaaacacaaaaatgactcaaaacactctctctctctctctcctcggttTTCTCTCACTCTCCCGaagctccctctctctctagctcgtctTTGTCGTGGCCCAACGACCGCATTGCCATTGCCGCCGATCGCCACGCGCCTCCCCCCGAAACCTCTAACCCCTGGAGCTTAGCCCCTCACGCGCCGCCTAAGACCCTCAAAGTGGTCGTCGAAGTTTATGCAATTTTGGGTTTTCCTCCAACAATCTGGCCACCTCGAGCCACCACGAGATGAAGCACCACCACCATATTCCTTGCgtcttgggcttcaaaacccactaaaaaaTTAGACCCAATGACCACTGTGGAGTGGTGGCGCCGCCACTTACTCCGGCCATTAGCGAGTCCTAAATATTAAGCATCCTAGTATttcctattttttaaaattttctacaggtatttgattttgattttgttatcaatttttgttttttgaaaaaaaatgtttTAGTAAGAAGAAGTGGATAATAAATTATAAGAAATTATTATACATACAGAAATATGACAAAAATATGTCACCAGAAATTGATTGTACCAAAATTTGTCAATTAGTGGTGCATTATTTTATATACAAAATCATAAATCTAAAATAAGTGTTAAATAAGTGTTTTTTTTGGGACAAAAGTGTCAAATAAGTCTTTCAATAGTTGCATAATTATAAGAAAGTTGAAAGAAAac from Humulus lupulus chromosome 5, drHumLupu1.1, whole genome shotgun sequence encodes the following:
- the LOC133834465 gene encoding acyl-CoA-binding domain-containing protein 1 isoform X1 gives rise to the protein MADWQQLLQSILIGLIFSYLLAKLISIVTSFKEDNLTLTRSHTQDDQLRPGSESGPDETHDESSRSAAGGSGDLGGTHDVDSVIAEHGSVRNESVAGSDEFDDEDEDDDDDDWEGVESTELDEMFSAATAFVAAAAADRLSTQKVSNDVQLQLYGLYKIATEGPCSAPQPSAIKMTARAKWQAWQKLGAMPPEEAMQKYIDIVTELYPTWLAGANVKSRGGDNDGPSNGSRGPMGPVFSTFVYEEESANDFKMDAIHAFAREGEVDNLLKSIESGVPVNLKDSEGRTPLHWAVDRGHLNMSELLVSKNADINAQDNEGQTPLHYATMCEREAIAEYLVKQNADINLKDNDGNSPCDLCESNWPWMQHSKE
- the LOC133834466 gene encoding uncharacterized protein LOC133834466, with the protein product MAKAVVYALVAAAFVLLITLGPSDHHLSSRGHLGRLNRRFGNRSQALVFDPLVAKMERYSEGKGSSNNVVADEDEDGDDVNQYINEEGTLNITLRLLVVFPMLDKAPEDGFVSSLELNSWIRDMAVERLNHRTRKEMISHDENGDGAISFLEYLPQFSDEDIEKNGMGHGEAGWWKQQFINADIDHNGTLSFNEFKDLLHPEDSDNEEIQKWLLAEKLERMDSNKDGKLNFVEFCDYAYEIYKNYMEYETSWLQVSSAEEKFAELDVNKDKLLAVEELIPIFNCLHPGELSYAKYYADYLMKEADDNKDGKLTLDEMLNHEYIFYSTVYDDTYEDFEDDFHDEL